A window from Mya arenaria isolate MELC-2E11 chromosome 9, ASM2691426v1 encodes these proteins:
- the LOC128203349 gene encoding guanylate-binding protein 1-like isoform X2, with product MKRPDSAPPAVITEKEMPSRETYLSTTDSSVFKVPQCLVRARGENLLEVCEDVLDEISRIDTPCVIVAIAGPYRTGKSYLMNRLADAQTGFAIGDTIQSTTKGIWVWCRDHPEQKDTVLILLDTEGIGDVEKGDSNHDNRIFTLATLLSSVLVYNMKGAFDQEAVNKLSFVSEMSKNIKFGGRCDEENLLLQSVLPGFVLALRDFSLKLMKDGRKITPDEYFEESLESKTDKSVSFNKPRECIRKFFQQDKRRCFAFPPPGDIDILENLECLTFEDLSKRFQTVAAMIVSYIYSQKPKQLQVSKPVNGPMFATLTRKYVDALARGAVPDVDDAFASAAKIENERVKDECMDMFRLRIEDVDLPLPSSSLDKHFTEARCSALEYMSTNVVQDVASLIEKHALMEMDLFRQQFQRQNEEEIEKHCTNVLLGLASFSNLQAGLQNKGYEVIGGHRKFKQDVDMVRQEYEQALRNYEQREIGLVWKSFAKQLGPKETKILDKDDELSKEEKKREKEENEISMKRMKIELDKANQNALHKQMKELDEQQKKLNTELRRRDKEHEDKVTALQDKIASLESNKEVQKKMLDQITSLLEEDKREKKKANKKLEEKHRREREKREELEQKERERKGGFVINRVLNALWNN from the exons ATGAAAAGACCAG attcAGCCCCACCGGCTGTTATCACAGAAAAGGAAATGCCGTCTCGAGAAAC GTATCTGTCGACGACCGATTCCAGCGTCTTCAAAGTACCCCAATGCCTAGTACGCGCGAGAGGAGAAAATCTACTTGAAGTGTGCGAGGATGTCCTTGACGAAATATCCCGCATAGACACACCGTGTGTTATCGTGGCCATTGCGGGGCCATACAGAACAGggaaatcatatttaatgaatcGACTTGCTGACGCACAAACAG GTTTTGCAATCGGTGATACAATACAATCAACAACGAAAGGCATCTGGGTTTGGTGTAGGGACCATCCCGAACAAAAGGACACTGTTCTTATACTTTTGGACACAGAAGGAATAGGAGATGTAGAAAAG GGGGACTCTAATCATGACAACCGCATTTTCACACTGGCTACACTTCTTAGCAGCGTCCTTGTGTACAACATGAAAGGAGCGTTTGATCAAGAGGCTGTGAACAAACTCTC ATTTGTGTCCGAAATGTCGAAAAACATTAAGTTTGGCGGAAGATGTGATGAAGAAAACCTTCTTTTGCAAAGCGTACTTCCCGGATTCGTGCTGGCTTTGAGAGATTTTTCACTGAAATTGATGAAAGATGGTAGGAAAATAACCCCAGACGAATACTTTGAAGAAAGCCTGGAAAGTAAAACGGATAAAAGTGTTTCTTTCAACAAACCGCGTGAGTGCATCCGTAAATTCTTTCAACAAGACAAAAGGAGATGTTTTGCTTTTCCACCTCCTGGAGATATTGACATTTTGGAAAACCTAGAATGCCTTACATTTGAAGACCTTTCGAAGAGATTTCAGACTGTTGCCGCAATGATTGTGTCATATATCTACAGTCAGAAACCAAAGCAACTCCAAGTTAGCAAACCTGTCAACGGACCTA TGTTTGCCACACTAACCAGAAAGTATGTGGACGCTCTTGCGAGGGGAGCTGTGCCAGATGTTGACGATGCATTTGCATCGGCtgctaaaattgaaaatgagaGAGTGAAAGACGAATGCATGGATATGTTTCGATTAAGAATAGAAGACGTAGATTTGCCTCTTCCCTCATCATCGCTTGATAAGCATTTCACAGAAGCCCGATGTTCTGCGCTTGAATACATGAGTACAAATGTTGTCCAGGATGTTGCCAGCCTGATTGAAAAGCATGCGCTG ATGGAAATGGATTTGTTCAGGCAACAGTTTCAACGTCAAAATGAAGAGGAAATAGAGAAGCATTGTACAAACGTTCTGCTAGGTTTGGCATCATTCAGCAACTTGCAAGCGGGGTTGCAGAACAAAGGTTATGAAGTAATCGGAGGCCATAGAAAATTCAAACAAGACGTCGACATGGTCAGGCAAGAATATGAGCAAGCTCTTCGGAATTATGAACAAAGAGAG ATCGGATTGGTCTGGAAAAGTTTTGCGAAACAACTTGGTCCAAAGGAAACTAAAATTCTTGATAAAGACGATGAGCTTTCTAAGGAggaaaaaaaga ggGAGAAAGAggaaaatgaaatatcaatgaaaCGAATGAAGATCGAATTGGATAAAGCAAATCAAAATGCGttacataaacaaatgaaaGAGCTGGATGAACAACAAAAGAAACTAAATACAGAACTCAGAAGGCGAGACAAAGAACATGAAGACAAAGTAACAGCCCTACAGGACAAGATTGCGTCTCTGGAATCAAATAAGGAAGTTCAAAAGAAAATGCTTGATCAAATTACATCATTGCTGGAGGAAGATAAAAGAGAAAAGaagaaagcaaataaaaaacTCGAGGAGAAGCATAGACGTGAAAGGGAAAAACGGGAGGAACTGGAACAGAAGGAACGAGAACGAAAAGGCGGGTTTGTGATAAACAGGGTGCTCAATGCTCTTTGGAATAATTAA